The Candidatus Pelagibacter sp. IMCC9063 genome has a window encoding:
- the speD gene encoding adenosylmethionine decarboxylase, whose protein sequence is MVKVGDHVTLDFLGVKKEYSPEFYENVINKIAKAAKVGIVNISKYEFSPQGLTMIALLKESHMSFHTFPENGIVSFDFFTCGKVSPMVAHDILKQEIEHTSVVKKEFPRDTIHPYHDIYSSEGHQKSYMVEEFIKSFKSEQGQFIEILKLKEFGNALFIDNEIQVAESDEILYSSTFVNSSLALSANNGSAAIIGGGDGGVARECIKNGFNFVDWFELDREVVEACQKYLPEVFKNINKSNNVNCIWGDAFKNIINCEDQKYDHLFIDLNDDPYCINLAEKNIDNVKRIVKKDGVITVQVGSKNKKPKQVDEWISTLEKNFGNSKISEVYIPSFDCNWNFVSSINR, encoded by the coding sequence ATGGTTAAAGTAGGAGATCACGTTACTCTAGATTTTCTAGGAGTTAAGAAGGAATATAGCCCTGAGTTTTACGAGAATGTTATTAATAAAATTGCCAAAGCTGCGAAAGTTGGCATTGTAAATATTTCTAAATACGAATTTAGCCCCCAAGGTCTTACTATGATTGCCCTATTAAAAGAGAGTCATATGAGCTTTCATACCTTTCCTGAAAATGGGATTGTTAGTTTTGATTTTTTTACCTGCGGTAAAGTTAGTCCCATGGTTGCTCATGATATTCTAAAGCAAGAAATTGAGCACACAAGTGTAGTTAAAAAGGAATTTCCGCGAGACACTATTCATCCCTATCATGATATTTATAGTTCAGAAGGTCATCAAAAAAGTTACATGGTGGAAGAGTTTATTAAAAGCTTCAAATCAGAACAGGGTCAATTTATTGAAATTTTAAAGCTAAAAGAATTTGGGAACGCACTATTTATCGACAATGAAATCCAAGTGGCTGAAAGTGATGAGATTTTATATTCTTCTACCTTTGTAAATTCTTCACTAGCCTTATCTGCAAACAATGGTTCTGCAGCTATTATAGGTGGTGGTGATGGAGGAGTGGCGAGAGAATGTATTAAAAATGGTTTTAACTTTGTTGATTGGTTTGAATTAGACCGAGAAGTGGTAGAGGCTTGCCAAAAGTATCTTCCAGAAGTCTTTAAGAATATAAACAAAAGTAACAACGTTAATTGTATCTGGGGAGATGCCTTTAAAAATATTATTAATTGTGAAGATCAAAAATATGACCATTTGTTCATAGATCTAAATGACGATCCTTACTGCATTAACCTAGCGGAAAAAAATATAGATAACGTCAAAAGAATTGTTAAAAAAGATGGTGTAATTACAGTGCAAGTGGGTTCTAAAAATAAAAAACCAAAACAAGTAGATGAGTGGATTAGCACTTTAGAAAAAAACTTTGGAAACTCAAAAATTTCAGAAGTGTATATTCCAAGTTTTGATTGTAATTGGAATTTTGTAAGTTCTATTAACAGATAA
- a CDS encoding adenine phosphoribosyltransferase, which yields MNLKKYIRSIPNYPKKGILFRDITTLLEDPKAFSYVIKKMHAISKKIPHTKIAAIEARGFVFAATLAYLNKKPLVLLRKKNKLPGATISQKFKLEYGTGIIEVHKNSLNKNDKVIIVDDLIATGGTALASAKIVEKCKAKVSAFLFLIDLFDLPGNNKLLARGYKTFKLIDFPGH from the coding sequence ATGAATTTAAAAAAATATATCAGATCTATTCCTAACTATCCTAAAAAAGGAATTTTATTTAGAGACATAACTACCTTGCTCGAAGACCCCAAGGCATTTAGCTATGTTATTAAAAAAATGCACGCCATTTCAAAAAAAATACCTCATACTAAAATTGCCGCTATTGAAGCAAGAGGGTTTGTGTTTGCCGCAACTCTTGCTTATCTAAACAAAAAACCTTTAGTTTTATTAAGAAAAAAAAACAAATTACCAGGAGCTACTATCTCTCAAAAATTCAAACTTGAATATGGAACAGGTATTATCGAAGTTCATAAAAATTCTCTCAACAAAAATGATAAAGTGATTATTGTAGATGACTTAATTGCAACTGGGGGTACCGCACTTGCTTCCGCAAAAATAGTAGAAAAATGCAAAGCTAAAGTATCTGCTTTTTTATTTTTAATTGATTTATTTGATTTGCCAGGAAATAACAAATTGCTTGCTCGGGGCTATAAGACGTTTAAATTAATTGATTTTCCAGGTCACTAA
- a CDS encoding ATP-binding cassette domain-containing protein, with protein sequence MTDFNNKKILIKLVKAGICKDNKWLVRDVSFEIHRGKILTLIGPNGSGKTTTAKIVLGIHKNIEGEVTSFAKNIGYVPQKINIDWTLPIRVKDFMILTQELTDEDIDQALKLTEVTHLKNRNLRSLSGGEFQRVLLARAIGKKPDLLILDEPVQGVDFAGEVALYEVIKKISDRLQCGILLISHDLHVVMSATDYVVCLNGHICCSGTPNDVAQNKNYQELFGEQASKILSVYEHRHDHAHSSDGVLLKKKL encoded by the coding sequence ATGACGGATTTTAATAATAAAAAAATTCTTATAAAATTAGTTAAAGCTGGAATTTGTAAAGATAACAAGTGGCTAGTAAGGGATGTTAGTTTTGAAATTCACAGAGGCAAGATATTAACTTTGATAGGTCCAAATGGATCAGGAAAAACTACAACAGCTAAAATCGTATTAGGAATTCACAAAAACATAGAAGGTGAGGTCACGTCATTTGCAAAGAATATTGGCTATGTACCCCAAAAGATTAATATCGATTGGACTTTGCCCATTCGGGTAAAAGATTTTATGATCCTTACACAAGAATTGACTGATGAAGATATTGATCAAGCTTTAAAATTAACCGAAGTAACACATCTTAAGAATAGAAATTTAAGAAGTCTTTCTGGTGGAGAATTTCAACGAGTATTGTTAGCTCGAGCAATTGGTAAAAAACCTGACTTATTAATTTTAGATGAGCCAGTTCAGGGAGTAGACTTTGCAGGTGAAGTTGCTTTGTATGAAGTTATCAAAAAGATATCTGATAGGTTGCAATGTGGAATACTTTTAATTTCTCATGACTTACATGTGGTTATGTCTGCTACGGATTACGTAGTTTGTCTTAATGGCCATATTTGCTGTTCTGGAACACCCAATGACGTTGCCCAAAATAAAAATTATCAAGAATTATTTGGTGAACAGGCTTCAAAAATATTATCTGTTTACGAACACCGACATGACCATGCCCATTCTTCGGATGGGGTATTGTTAAAAAAAAAACTATAA
- a CDS encoding DUF2798 domain-containing protein: MTLVITAINTGINNGYIGRFLSAWKFSFPVAIVAGSIVAPLAKKIVDKIIFK, from the coding sequence ATGACCTTAGTAATTACTGCGATCAATACGGGAATTAACAATGGTTATATTGGTAGATTTCTCTCTGCTTGGAAATTTAGTTTTCCGGTAGCGATCGTAGCAGGTTCTATAGTGGCACCATTGGCCAAAAAAATAGTAGATAAGATTATTTTTAAATAA
- a CDS encoding DUF4396 domain-containing protein — translation MWCVIGCSIGDFGTILFFQLSQISFPTLGIMILAIINGLLTSIMLETYILIRQKFSFSRALKTACGMSFISMVSMEIAMNITDYAFTGGAMLVWWVVPIMLLVGFVTPWPYNYWRLKKFNQACH, via the coding sequence ATGTGGTGCGTGATTGGTTGTTCGATTGGAGATTTTGGAACTATTTTATTTTTTCAACTAAGCCAAATTTCTTTTCCTACTTTAGGTATTATGATTTTAGCTATTATAAACGGTTTGCTGACTAGCATCATGCTAGAGACTTATATTTTAATAAGGCAGAAATTTTCTTTTTCTAGAGCTTTAAAAACTGCTTGTGGGATGAGTTTTATTTCTATGGTTAGTATGGAAATTGCCATGAATATAACCGACTATGCTTTCACCGGAGGCGCAATGCTCGTTTGGTGGGTTGTGCCGATTATGTTATTGGTTGGGTTTGTAACTCCTTGGCCTTATAATTATTGGAGACTAAAAAAATTCAATCAAGCTTGTCACTAA
- a CDS encoding metal ABC transporter permease — MIDDFFIRALIAGVGIALVTGPLGCFVIWRRLSFFGDTLSHAALLGVTFSISFDINISLSVFIVSSIVAIILIRLQKNTNLAGDALLGLLAHSSLAIGLVVLGFLSFIRFDIMGLLFGDILSVTLSDLLIIWIGGAVIILILSLIWKPLFASTVNYEIAEAEGLSPEKYNILFTILMAAIIAISIKMVGLLLITGMMIIPAAAARNLSNSPKQMVIISIIFGLLSVLIGLYASLEINTPSGPSIITTSLLFFILSLFRLKK; from the coding sequence ATGATTGATGATTTTTTTATAAGGGCTTTAATTGCAGGTGTTGGGATAGCGCTTGTTACAGGGCCCTTGGGTTGCTTTGTTATTTGGAGGCGATTGTCTTTTTTTGGAGATACCCTTTCCCATGCAGCTTTATTGGGTGTTACTTTTTCAATTTCTTTCGACATAAATATTTCCTTATCTGTGTTTATTGTTTCATCTATAGTTGCAATAATCCTAATAAGGTTGCAAAAAAATACCAATTTAGCCGGAGATGCTTTGTTGGGACTTTTGGCTCATTCGTCTTTAGCGATTGGATTGGTTGTTCTAGGTTTTCTATCTTTTATAAGATTTGATATTATGGGGTTATTGTTTGGTGATATACTTTCAGTAACATTGAGTGATTTACTTATTATATGGATAGGTGGTGCAGTAATAATTCTAATTTTATCATTAATTTGGAAACCTTTATTTGCATCTACTGTTAATTATGAAATAGCAGAAGCTGAAGGATTAAGCCCTGAAAAATATAATATTTTATTTACAATATTAATGGCAGCCATAATTGCAATTTCAATTAAAATGGTAGGTTTGTTATTGATAACTGGCATGATGATTATTCCTGCTGCAGCTGCAAGAAATCTTTCAAACAGTCCTAAGCAAATGGTTATAATATCAATAATATTTGGATTGTTGTCAGTCTTAATAGGTCTCTATGCATCACTTGAGATAAATACTCCCTCCGGTCCTTCAATAATCACTACATCGTTGTTATTTTTTATACTTTCCTTATTTAGATTAAAAAAATGA
- a CDS encoding carbon-nitrogen hydrolase family protein, translating into MKFNVACLQLTCGSDVDQNTQSILNFSNQAIQAKADFIVTPENSSIFSSNSKELLSKSEGYENNSFIKTIQVFCKEKKKWFLIGGMPIKISSTKLANRSLLINSKGEIVTFYDKIHMFDVVLSKVEKYEESKKFLAGKDLVHAELPWGKLGLSICYDVRFPKMYRKLAKLGCDYLSVPAAFTKTTGEKHWHSLLKARSIENFSYVFAPAQVGTHPNQRETYGHSLIISPDGAILAEKKTGTGFVIAEIDSELPTKLRARIPSLNLD; encoded by the coding sequence ATGAAATTTAATGTTGCTTGCTTGCAGTTAACCTGTGGCAGTGATGTTGATCAAAATACCCAAAGTATCTTAAATTTTTCCAATCAAGCAATTCAAGCGAAAGCAGACTTTATTGTCACTCCTGAAAATTCATCTATTTTTTCCTCCAATTCAAAAGAACTTTTATCCAAGTCAGAAGGATATGAAAATAATTCTTTCATAAAAACGATCCAAGTTTTTTGCAAAGAAAAGAAAAAGTGGTTCTTGATTGGAGGAATGCCTATTAAAATTTCTTCGACCAAGTTAGCTAATCGATCATTACTAATTAATTCAAAAGGAGAAATTGTTACGTTTTATGATAAAATACATATGTTTGATGTAGTCTTATCTAAAGTAGAAAAATACGAAGAGTCTAAAAAGTTTCTAGCCGGAAAAGATTTGGTCCATGCAGAACTTCCTTGGGGCAAGTTAGGTTTAAGTATTTGTTATGACGTTCGCTTTCCAAAAATGTATAGAAAATTGGCCAAACTTGGTTGCGATTATTTAAGTGTTCCAGCAGCCTTTACCAAAACGACAGGAGAGAAGCATTGGCATAGCTTGTTAAAAGCAAGATCCATTGAAAACTTTTCCTATGTATTTGCTCCAGCACAAGTGGGAACTCATCCAAACCAAAGAGAAACGTACGGACATTCTCTTATCATTTCTCCAGATGGAGCTATTTTGGCAGAAAAAAAAACAGGAACTGGTTTTGTAATAGCTGAAATTGATAGTGAGCTTCCTACAAAACTAAGAGCACGCATCCCAAGTTTAAATTTAGATTAA
- a CDS encoding ABC transporter permease: MNIFNPSTYAYIPLSEWVEKYFKEWLFDQRPLFKKLSVPIDSVLNSLDYFFNLVPLPIVIFFFAYFAFRTNGIKFSIFTFCSLIFIDLVDVWEETMTTMAMIITAVLFCSVIGIPIGIAASRSNLFEKILRPILDVMQTIPSFVYLIPVVMLFGIGITPGVIAIIIFSIAPVIRLTNLGLRQVEKRFKDAARALGCNKWQVLYKIELPLALKTIMAGVNQTLMLSLSMAVIAALIGAGGLGLTVYVGLGRLDIGQALVGGIGIVLIAIIFDRISQKFI; the protein is encoded by the coding sequence TTGAACATTTTTAATCCATCGACGTACGCTTACATTCCATTATCGGAATGGGTAGAAAAATACTTCAAAGAGTGGTTGTTTGATCAACGACCACTCTTTAAGAAGTTATCTGTTCCCATCGATAGTGTTTTAAATAGTTTGGATTATTTTTTTAATTTAGTTCCTTTACCTATCGTTATTTTTTTCTTTGCTTATTTTGCTTTTAGAACCAATGGAATTAAATTTTCCATTTTTACTTTTTGCAGTTTAATTTTTATTGATCTAGTTGATGTCTGGGAAGAAACCATGACAACCATGGCCATGATTATTACAGCTGTTTTATTTTGTTCTGTGATTGGAATTCCTATTGGTATTGCCGCATCTAGAAGTAATTTATTTGAAAAAATATTAAGGCCGATCTTGGATGTGATGCAGACTATACCTAGTTTTGTTTATTTAATTCCTGTGGTGATGTTATTTGGAATTGGAATTACTCCAGGAGTAATTGCTATTATTATTTTCTCGATTGCACCTGTGATCCGTCTGACTAATTTAGGATTAAGACAGGTAGAAAAAAGATTTAAAGATGCAGCAAGAGCCTTAGGCTGTAATAAGTGGCAAGTACTTTACAAAATTGAACTACCGTTAGCGCTAAAAACTATTATGGCAGGGGTAAATCAAACCCTTATGTTATCTTTATCTATGGCAGTGATTGCAGCTTTGATTGGAGCAGGTGGTTTAGGACTTACAGTTTATGTAGGTTTAGGAAGATTGGATATTGGTCAGGCTCTCGTTGGTGGAATAGGAATTGTTTTGATTGCTATTATTTTTGACCGTATTTCTCAAAAATTTATTTAG
- a CDS encoding c-type cytochrome yields the protein MSIVNLSMKKVLLTILLVMLFQNNSPANHHFPISRDSKAAVEQGKFLYNQNCASCHQVNLSGAKGWNMKLDEDGQRLAPPLNGTAHTWHHPDSMLHNVIKYGYTKTIKDYKGKMLGFGDKLTDQNIDHILAYIKSTWNDEIYQRQMQISSPN from the coding sequence ATGAGTATAGTCAATCTTTCTATGAAGAAAGTTCTGCTCACTATATTACTTGTAATGCTTTTCCAAAATAACTCTCCAGCTAATCATCATTTTCCTATTTCCAGAGATTCTAAGGCAGCAGTAGAACAAGGAAAATTTCTATACAATCAGAATTGTGCTTCTTGCCATCAAGTTAACTTGTCAGGTGCTAAAGGTTGGAATATGAAATTAGATGAAGATGGTCAGCGACTAGCTCCTCCTTTAAATGGAACTGCACACACTTGGCATCACCCAGATTCTATGCTGCACAATGTAATTAAATATGGGTATACTAAAACAATTAAAGATTACAAAGGTAAGATGCTAGGCTTTGGAGATAAGCTAACAGATCAAAATATTGATCATATTCTTGCTTATATAAAATCTACTTGGAATGACGAAATATACCAACGTCAAATGCAAATAAGCTCTCCAAACTAA
- a CDS encoding metal ABC transporter solute-binding protein, Zn/Mn family produces the protein MKNNNKLKFAAIVFSILTFSSSIQAKINVVASIKPIHSLVASVMDGVGEPSLIVDGNASPHTFQLKPSHAKLLQNADIIFWIDKDLENFLVKPLSSIAKKSKKISLMEINSIKKLKFREKNIFVEKHDDHKGHKEHDDHKGHKEHDDHKGHKEHDDHKGHKEHDDHKGHKEHDDHKGHKEHDDHKGHKEHDDHKGHKEHDDHKGHKEHDDHKGHKEHAHGEFDIHIWLDPENAKTMSMEIAKELSKIDPKNKLIYESNAKKVSFKINKIMKEIKKEINKDAAFVVFHDAYQYFEKRFNIDAVGALTVNPEVLPGAKQLTEIRKEIKHEKVKCLFSEPQFNPSIAKAIAKDTGVKIAVLDPLGAKLNASKDLYFQLIKNIALSFKNC, from the coding sequence ATGAAAAATAATAATAAATTAAAATTTGCAGCGATAGTCTTTTCAATACTTACGTTTTCTTCATCAATACAAGCAAAGATAAACGTAGTAGCTTCAATTAAACCAATTCATTCACTTGTAGCTTCAGTAATGGATGGAGTGGGAGAGCCCAGCTTAATAGTTGATGGTAATGCTTCCCCACACACTTTTCAGCTTAAACCCTCACATGCAAAATTATTACAAAATGCAGATATAATTTTTTGGATAGATAAAGATTTGGAAAATTTTTTAGTAAAACCACTAAGTTCAATTGCTAAAAAATCGAAAAAAATATCTTTAATGGAAATAAATAGTATCAAAAAATTGAAATTTAGAGAAAAAAATATTTTCGTTGAAAAACATGACGATCACAAAGGTCATAAAGAACATGACGATCACAAAGGTCATAAAGAACATGACGATCACAAAGGTCATAAAGAACATGACGATCACAAAGGTCATAAAGAACATGACGATCACAAAGGTCATAAAGAACATGACGATCACAAAGGTCATAAAGAACATGACGATCACAAAGGTCATAAAGAACATGACGATCACAAAGGTCATAAAGAACATGACGATCACAAAGGTCATAAAGAACATGACGATCACAAAGGTCATAAAGAACATGCTCATGGAGAATTTGACATTCATATTTGGTTAGACCCTGAAAATGCAAAGACTATGTCTATGGAAATTGCGAAAGAGTTATCAAAAATTGATCCAAAAAATAAATTAATTTATGAAAGTAATGCAAAAAAAGTATCTTTTAAAATTAATAAAATAATGAAAGAAATTAAAAAAGAAATAAACAAAGATGCGGCTTTTGTAGTATTTCATGATGCTTACCAATATTTTGAAAAAAGATTTAATATTGATGCTGTGGGCGCTTTAACTGTAAATCCTGAGGTTTTGCCAGGAGCTAAACAGCTAACTGAAATAAGAAAAGAAATTAAGCATGAAAAAGTAAAATGTTTATTTTCAGAACCTCAGTTTAATCCTAGCATTGCTAAAGCTATTGCGAAAGATACAGGTGTGAAAATTGCAGTTTTAGATCCATTGGGAGCTAAACTTAATGCCTCTAAAGATTTGTATTTTCAGCTTATTAAAAATATCGCTCTTTCTTTTAAAAATTGTTAA
- a CDS encoding thermonuclease family protein, translating into MTFCKFLFLSILLFTSSAFSQEKVYVVDGDTIHIGFNKYRFSGIDTPEMKQICSKDNKTIMCGVLAKNALIKKINNRHVVCKKETIDRYKRIVAECFVNNESLSKYLVRNGYAFAYRKYSKKFIEDERYAQENKLGLWSMTFEYPWEYRRKLRSK; encoded by the coding sequence ATGACTTTTTGTAAATTTCTTTTTTTAAGTATCTTGCTATTTACTAGTAGCGCCTTTTCTCAAGAAAAAGTTTATGTAGTTGATGGGGATACTATTCATATTGGTTTTAACAAGTATCGCTTCTCAGGAATAGATACGCCTGAAATGAAACAAATCTGCAGTAAAGATAATAAAACTATTATGTGTGGTGTGTTAGCCAAAAATGCCTTAATCAAAAAAATTAATAACCGTCATGTTGTTTGCAAAAAAGAAACGATTGATCGATATAAAAGAATTGTTGCTGAATGTTTTGTAAATAACGAAAGCTTATCTAAATATTTGGTTCGAAATGGATATGCATTTGCCTACCGTAAGTATTCTAAAAAATTTATCGAAGACGAGCGCTATGCACAAGAAAACAAGCTAGGCTTGTGGTCCATGACTTTTGAATATCCTTGGGAATACCGAAGAAAATTAAGATCTAAATAA
- a CDS encoding phosphorylase family protein: protein MKRLFVAALKEEVPNLDFFHFTGVGKINATHAITQLILKHKPEEIVNFGSVGSLNKEIKGLIEVTKFYQRDMDVRGLMNLKLGETPFDSIHEIITNDAGCSCGTGDSFVQGKIEMNVDVVDMEAYALAKICKLHNVRFKCFKFISDNADENASNDWLENCKKGSQLFLEKAKNFSWVK from the coding sequence ATGAAAAGATTATTTGTAGCGGCACTAAAAGAAGAGGTTCCAAATTTAGATTTTTTTCATTTTACCGGAGTGGGAAAAATTAATGCAACCCATGCCATTACACAGCTAATTTTAAAACATAAGCCTGAAGAAATTGTTAATTTTGGCAGTGTCGGCTCTCTCAACAAGGAAATAAAAGGCTTGATTGAAGTTACTAAATTTTATCAAAGAGATATGGATGTGAGAGGATTAATGAATTTAAAGTTAGGAGAAACTCCTTTTGATTCTATTCATGAGATCATCACCAATGACGCTGGATGCTCATGTGGAACAGGAGATAGCTTTGTCCAAGGTAAAATTGAAATGAATGTAGATGTGGTAGACATGGAAGCGTATGCTCTAGCTAAAATTTGCAAGCTTCACAATGTTCGTTTTAAGTGTTTTAAATTTATATCAGACAATGCAGATGAAAATGCCAGCAATGATTGGTTAGAAAATTGCAAAAAAGGTTCTCAACTTTTTCTAGAAAAGGCTAAAAATTTTTCTTGGGTTAAGTAG
- a CDS encoding DMT family transporter: protein MLKQFKKQSLETQGIIFMILSQFFFAANDGFVKYVLLIHNNDISFLGQIVFIRGVFATLFIGLILFVKKQLELKRMLTSKHLLTRGLIEAVCGIFFFLGLASLPFADLYVLLNLAPILITASGAILLKEVVGWRRWSAVILGFVGVLVVVNPGELEFGYAFAFPLIAAILITYRDTYTRTFQDKFDSIQIAFVTCFVVCICYGIYMLFHLKPILLNELILILISAILLSCAYICSVATVKIASISSTSTFRYTVIIWGLLFGYLFFQEIPSYHMIAGASIVIASGLFIIYRQKKIGIIN, encoded by the coding sequence ATGCTGAAGCAATTCAAAAAACAATCTTTAGAAACACAAGGGATTATATTTATGATCTTGTCCCAATTTTTTTTTGCTGCCAACGATGGTTTTGTTAAATATGTTCTTTTAATTCATAATAATGATATCTCTTTTTTAGGTCAGATAGTTTTTATTCGTGGAGTATTTGCAACGTTGTTTATTGGCTTGATTTTGTTTGTAAAAAAACAATTAGAGTTAAAAAGAATGCTTACATCAAAACATCTTCTTACTAGAGGGCTGATAGAAGCTGTTTGTGGAATATTTTTTTTTCTTGGTCTAGCATCCCTACCTTTTGCAGATTTGTATGTATTGTTGAATCTAGCACCAATTTTAATCACAGCATCAGGTGCTATTTTATTAAAAGAAGTAGTAGGCTGGAGAAGATGGAGTGCTGTCATTTTAGGATTTGTGGGAGTACTGGTTGTAGTGAACCCAGGAGAATTAGAATTTGGCTATGCCTTTGCTTTTCCACTCATAGCAGCGATTTTAATTACTTATAGAGACACGTACACCAGAACCTTCCAAGATAAGTTTGATAGTATTCAAATTGCTTTTGTCACTTGTTTTGTAGTGTGTATTTGCTACGGAATTTATATGCTGTTTCATTTAAAGCCTATTCTTTTAAATGAATTAATCTTGATTTTAATTTCAGCTATTCTACTTTCCTGTGCTTATATTTGTTCTGTTGCTACGGTTAAGATTGCGTCCATCTCTTCCACCTCCACTTTTAGATATACCGTGATTATCTGGGGTTTGTTATTTGGATATTTATTTTTTCAAGAAATTCCCTCGTACCATATGATAGCAGGAGCTTCTATTGTGATAGCAAGTGGTCTGTTTATTATTTACCGACAGAAAAAAATTGGAATTATTAATTAG
- the proX gene encoding glycine betaine/L-proline ABC transporter substrate-binding protein ProX, with amino-acid sequence MKTLKSIIYLSLFVLAACSGQDNKEVKMAKANWDTGYFQAEVYKMALEELGYKVTEPKAIKPSIFYVAAAQGDLDLWVNGWFGTHDTYLAETKGKVKKVGYVMKKGGLQGYLVDKKTADRLNIKSVLDIKKHAKQFDANNDGKADMVACPPGWGCEKQITKHFAELKLGEFINPIQAEYSASMADALARYKNGKSVLFYTWTPNWTVGAFKLGTDVVWIEVPYSKTKVTEVANATKPSINLGFGADDIRPAANVAFLKKNPKVEKLLKVASIPLTDIAAQNMQMNKGEKSERQVKDHAKAWVKINQKTFDSWIAAAK; translated from the coding sequence GTGAAAACACTAAAATCAATAATTTATCTGTCTTTGTTTGTTTTGGCAGCATGTTCTGGCCAAGACAATAAGGAAGTTAAGATGGCTAAGGCTAACTGGGATACAGGATATTTCCAGGCTGAAGTTTATAAAATGGCCTTAGAAGAGCTAGGTTATAAAGTTACAGAACCAAAGGCTATCAAGCCCTCTATCTTTTATGTGGCAGCTGCCCAAGGGGATTTAGACTTGTGGGTCAATGGATGGTTTGGAACCCACGATACGTATCTAGCTGAAACTAAGGGAAAAGTTAAAAAAGTTGGCTATGTTATGAAAAAGGGTGGTCTTCAAGGATATTTGGTAGACAAAAAAACGGCTGACCGTCTTAACATCAAAAGCGTTCTAGATATTAAGAAACATGCAAAACAATTTGATGCCAACAATGATGGCAAAGCAGATATGGTTGCGTGTCCTCCAGGATGGGGATGTGAAAAGCAAATTACGAAGCATTTTGCAGAACTTAAATTGGGAGAATTCATCAATCCTATTCAAGCAGAATACTCTGCTTCGATGGCTGATGCTTTAGCGAGATATAAAAATGGAAAATCAGTTCTATTTTATACTTGGACTCCTAACTGGACTGTTGGTGCATTTAAACTTGGTACGGATGTAGTTTGGATTGAAGTTCCTTACTCAAAAACAAAAGTTACAGAAGTGGCTAATGCAACAAAACCTTCTATTAATTTAGGTTTTGGTGCGGATGATATTCGTCCAGCTGCAAACGTGGCATTTTTGAAAAAAAATCCAAAAGTGGAAAAGCTATTAAAAGTAGCGTCTATTCCTTTAACTGATATCGCAGCACAAAATATGCAGATGAATAAAGGTGAAAAAAGTGAGAGACAAGTAAAAGATCATGCCAAAGCATGGGTTAAAATAAATCAAAAAACATTTGATAGCTGGATTGCAGCTGCAAAATAG
- a CDS encoding DUF6165 family protein: MNTTNKILSEISAGELMDKITILEIKKVKIPDPEKQVIINKELNSLHSTYQTSLTPSPELQEQITKLKTINLKLWDIEERKRECERQKNFGDSFVQLARSVYIENDNRAKIKAEINRLTNSTISEVKSYKAY, encoded by the coding sequence ATGAATACCACAAATAAAATACTTTCGGAAATTTCTGCAGGCGAATTAATGGACAAAATAACTATTTTAGAAATTAAAAAAGTTAAGATTCCCGACCCTGAAAAGCAGGTTATTATTAATAAAGAATTAAATAGTTTGCATAGCACCTACCAAACCTCTCTAACGCCTAGTCCAGAATTACAAGAACAAATCACTAAGCTCAAAACCATTAATCTTAAACTATGGGATATAGAAGAGAGAAAAAGAGAATGTGAGCGACAAAAAAATTTCGGTGACAGTTTTGTTCAATTGGCCAGAAGCGTTTATATTGAAAATGATAATCGAGCTAAGATCAAAGCAGAAATTAACCGCCTCACCAACTCTACTATTTCAGAAGTTAAAAGCTATAAAGCTTATTAA